The DNA region TGTACTCTCCGTATTTTATCTCATGCATGATGCATGATGCTGTTTATTGtaaaaaaaaaaacttatttaTATAAATAGATTTTTTAGAGAAATACATTTTATTTTCAACCCTCATATATTTGTCTTTATTCTAAAAGTTCATAGTATTAATCACTTTCCTTGATTCAAGGGACATAGTGAATGATTGTTCCGAAAAACAAATATAGGAATTTCTTCTCTTCTGGTGTTCAATGAGGTGAGTGATTGTTCAATGAGATCCTATTTGTTAGAAATCATCCGCTTAATTCATAGTAGTCATATCGACAAAAACTGAAACAAGCAATTGAAGTTGCTAGAGAAGTCTTTCGACGTACAAGATTGATGAGAGAGAGTTGGATATTAAGTAAGGTGACATTCAATTGTATTTTGATTGTTAGAAAGTCATTTATTTAAGAAACAATGAGGTATATCAAGCCAAGACTAAATATATTGATATAAAATTTCATATATAAAAAGTTACATGTATTTAAGACCACTGAATATGAATATATTTTCTTACTATAAGAATTACATATTGTTTATATTAAGAAACAAAGTAGTATATGAATGGTATAACAGTCTTATTACATTCACAATGCCAATACATTTGCCAAATATTAACAACATTATACAAAAATAAAAGTCTTTACAAAACCATTCCAAAAAATCAACAACCAACATAACAAGAAATTTTTTTGACCGTATACTCCAACACTTATTGGTGTTGACTCATACCTATATAGTTTCAAAAGCACTCATATTGACTTCATGAAGAAAAAATAGTAATAATAAATAACAAAACATATCTTACACGGTTGCTAAATACACCCCCTCAAAACTATGCAGCAACTGCATCTCATAGCAGCATTTTGTTTTGCTTCAAGGATTCTGTGAAGAACTATTCAACTCACTGTATACTGTAAAACTTTCATCATCTCAATGCAGCTAATGAATGCAGAACTTAAATCATGAAGAATGAATTATTCTTTCATTGAGATTCCTTCTTCAGTGCCATTTGCGATGCTTGATATCGGGGTAAAGTCCCAAAACATGTTCCGGCATGAAATCGTGGCGCGTCAGAATCCCGACGATTGGAGGTCTCTGCAAAGTGTTAGGATTAGTCAGCAAATTTTGCATCAAGGGTCTGTTCAGATTAACTTATTCGAACTTATTTACTGATATAAAAACATGCGACATTGTTTAAGATTTTATGCATGTGCATGTAATATCGACTATTATTATGCATGTGCGTGTAATATCGACTATTATTATGATTGTGCAAGAAATATCATACCTCTTGGCTCTTCGGAACAACACACATGTGTCTGAGTCCCTGTTGACGGAAAATAATAGCGGCTTTAGCAAGTGACATCGTCTCAACCACGGTGTACGGCGATGTATTGGTTATCGGATGAAGATCAACATACATATCCAAATCTTCCTCTTTGATATCTAAATCTTCTAATTTGACCCCTTTTCCTGACCCCGCCTTTCCAAAATCCAACACGGAAATATTTTCTAAGATACTCGCATTTGCGAAAACCCTCTCTCTTGTAAAATTCTTCGCCTTTAGTAAGACTAGTAAGTAAGACCTCAGTACGAGTCCACACAACTCTCGTGAGTCCGTGAAAGGCGGTTCGTCGATGACCGGAAACCCGTTGTGTCCTGTAGTATTCAAAACATGTAAAATGTTCCCGACCGTTTCGATGCCCGAAAAGGACATTAACGGACCCGAGACAACATCACGTGTAGCTATATTCCTCATGTATGGTTCGGCGTGCGCTTCCAAATAAGGAAGTCCTTTGATCTTCAATATTTGATCATAGACACCTTTGTTGAAAATGTCGGCCACTGATTTCGAGATTAATAATGCCAACATCACAAGTGGAAGTAACAAGAGATCATTAGTGAGTTCGAGTAATATAACACAAATCGATACCGTCATTCTCATTGTGCCACCGAGGAAAGAGGCGGCTCCTAAGAGAGAAAAGAGTCCTCGGTCGAGTTTGGTGATTGGTTCGAAGAGTCTACTGATAACACGGCCGTACGCAGCACCAGCAAGTATCACAGGAATGAAAAGTCCAGACGGGACAGCGATACCGTAGGTGATTATACCAAGAAAGTAAACAGCTGCAAAGAAGATAAACAAACTTGAAATGTGAAACTCTTTGTTTATCTTAGGACTGAATAGATTACGAATAGCATCATCATTGGTGTTTAGAAAGAGGGAAGCGAGATCGTTGTAGTAGCCCGGTGGACATTGGAAGATTTTGTATTCTCCCGACTCGTCAATCGAGGGACAGGTCAACGCCCCTTCGGTAGGACAGGGGAGACAGTTTGCAATCCATGGTAGGAAATAATAACAACATGATGTCAAAAGAGAAACTGTAATTGCAAGACCGATTTTGAAAAATGGACCCTTTCTGCAAcaagaagaaaaagaaagaaCTATTAGTTATGATGGCAATACACTAGATTAGACTATAAACTTGTTTGGATAGACTAATTTAAACTTATGAAAATAGCTTATGACATATCTATAAGCTGTTTTTAGCTTATTTTCATAAACTCTCTAAGATAGTTTATGAAAACACGttataatttataaaaaaacaatttgactttattttatcttttattaatGCTCAATTAAAGCTGGAGAGCAGGGGAACTCTCATTCATCCAAGAACAGGCAATTCCGCCCTCCAGACACGTCTACCACCGTCTGATTAGATCCAACGGCTATCCGCACAACGTGCCTCACCTCATGCGGACGGTTTTAACCGCTCTCACTATGTAAAGAGGAAGGTGTGTCATTTCAGGTATTCAAATCCATTTTCACTCTCAAATTACTTTCCATTCTCTCACTGACTTAAGCGTTGGAGTGCTAACCTTGCAGGTCAGCTCCCTTTCTGCCGCACGGGAAACTTGCTCCGCCATACCAAGATTTTATTTCACAGTTCATCGAACATTCTGGTTCCATAACGGAACACCCTATGACTAATGGTGATCATAAAGAAGAAGTATATTGGCCAATAAATATTCAACATAAAAGCAAGGACATACTCGTTGATGATGCTATATGAACGTACGACCTTGTCGACGAGGAAATTATAAATGCTTCCAAGAATACCAGCAATAGTCGCCAAGACTATAACTGCTAAAATGTCACCACCATTATATGTTACTTTTGCTGAACTGACATCATACAATATAAGACCGCCTTCGCCAAATAGTCCACATTTCCCGGTCGAACAAAATTGAATTCCGCCTCGTAAAACAATAGCAACTACTGCTGTAGTAAAAAATGACCTCCATAGAAGAGCACTCCTCCACCAAGAAGCTGCCTCTTCAAGGGCAAAGAGTACACCACCTACCGGAGATCGAAAGGCGGCGGCAACACCAGCAGCTGCACCACAAGTAATCATGTCTCGCCGGTCTCGGTCATTTTTGAAATACCTTAGCCAACTCCAACTCAAACCGTACTTTCGAGATCCTCCCTGCCCCAAAATAGAAGCTATGCATGCTCCTGTATGAACCATAGGTCCTTCTTTTCCCACCACAAATCCAGCCGATACTCCGAAGATGGAACCGACAATCTGACACAATTCAAATCGTAAGTTTTACATGGTTAAAGTTTCATCTGAATCATTAAGTATTATTCACCTTTACAAAAAGAGTGGATGGAGCCAGAATCGAGTGAGCATCGATGCCGTTGAGATACGCTTTAACCTCCGGAATGCCAGAGCCTGCTGCCGACGGAGCAATGAAAGCACAGAGAGCTGCAGCCGCTGCTGCTAAACTCATATTCAAACCGGCATATACTAGAAACGCCTCAAAATATCTGCACTACAATACTGTTCTATAAGAATAAGCAAATCACAATACGAACATTTTTGTGCCGTTAAAAGTAAGCTCACCTATGTTTAGACATGAGATTAGTTGTAAGAAGAAGCTTGAAACCGGCTATGTTCTCGACAGCAACGTTGTTGAAAAGACCAACCAATCCGGTTCCTAATCCAATAAGAAGAGCAAATACCCATTTAAGTAAGACGTATTGGAATATCTGAACCTTCTTCCTGGACCTCCAGTCCTGGTTAAATGTTTCACTATCAAAAATCCTGAAAATTACATGATAAGTATACTTGCATCAAAAAACCTGAAAATCGCTATTATCGCGCATGGTTCATATTCGCTGATAAGTGGACAAACGCTGAAGTCGTAACTTGATCGTagttttaaataaaattttgtaCTTTGTAACCTTAAGTATTACATAATAGAGAATTACAATAGTCACTCGACGGTTTGAGACACAGACATAACCGCAAAGTCTGTATGGACTAACACAACACAGGAATTCTTAGAACCTAGCAGGATTCGAACCTGAGACCTTAAGAGAAGCACACTCTTAGGTCCTGAGCTTTCACCAACAAGTCAACCCCTTTGGTTAACATAGGCACGATTGGCCGAACTCTGCTCAATCGTTTTATTCTTTTAGAGTCCGGTTTCGCAATGATATGAATGCATGTTATACAAAAGGAATTGCATGTTACTTACTCATAATCGAGACTTTCGATAGGGCAAAGGTTGGAACCAACTATGGCAATCTGAGAGGTAGTATTAATCCTCTTCACAAGAAGAGGTTCTTCATATGTCATGTTCCTTTCAGAAAACTGTGACCAATATCTTCCAATTTCTTCGCCGTTGCCATCAAAGCTACCTTCGTTTTCTATATCAAGCACATCATCACCATGGTTTATATTTTCTTCTTTTTCCATCTTCTCGGTGACTTCGTCTGACGATGTCACAGGAACCTAAATTACAACAAATGTATCAATCATTAATATTACCGAAAAAAGTTAAATGGAATCAACAACCAAAACCACATCCTAAGCATGGTATCTAAGAGTCCATGACACTGCAACTTTTTCCAACCAACATTCTTTGGGGTCACCACAGTTTTCAACATTATACATATGAGAAAACTAGTTTTGACCCGAACTTATCAACTATGAAGCACTTACAGAGACATTAATCAGACACGATATTGCCAGTGACATCAATAATAATTTGTAAAAACTAAATCATTAAATGTCACATGTTTCATTGTCGTGTCTGACACCAACTAGTATTAGACACCCAACAAATCTTCAATCAGAAGTGTCAATCTGCATGGATTATTAAAGAGTAGACTATTACTTCAAGTCTATTCTATTCTAGAAATTGTGAGTCAACTTACAAATTGAAAATAAGCCGAATAATACTTATAGATTATGAGAAGGATTACTACTAAATCATAATGTTCCAAACCTCAAATCCTAAACGGTTTGCAAGTGGACTTGAGTTAGGAACACATAACATCAGCCTGCAATTGCAGCTGCATCAATCACATTTAATCACGATTTTCCGCAAAATCAAGGATTTCCTTCTATCAAATCAGAACTATTTAACATTGGATTAGGTAGTTTTAGTAACCATATCAATCAAGAACATGAGAAAACATCAACGTTGAAAAGTTCAATAAACCAATTGGTGTAAGATCAAACTCCATTTCTGAATCCAATCCAAACTCAATCAATTATACATCTCTAAAAAATTAAAATCTTCGTCAAAAGAAATCATAAACAAAAAACAATTCTTAGCACAGAAACACATAAAACATATAAGATTGAGTAAGATAGATATACATACACTCATTATAAATTTCAGCTTTTGAATTTGAAATCAAACTCAAAATCTTCAAAGCTTTGAAGTGTTCCAATTATGAAGATCACAAATAAACTAAAGCTATTTCTTAATCATCACTTTGTAAAGTCAAAGAACTCTCTATACTTTGATGGATACAACAATCTCAAAAGGACAATGTTTCTCTCTCTTGTCTCTCACATGGAACAGCTACCACAAAATTTGACTAATTTAaggaaaaaatatatatatattaaaatttacttatttttcttttggaaaaattGAGTTTTCAATACCACAAAAGAAAAATGATTGGAGGCTTTGAATACCTGAAGATagatttgaatttgaattttaAGTTGTTCTTATCTTATCTTTGAATAAATATAATTTgtaaaatatataaataaaaaaaagtgtgttaacATGTTTTAAGTTCAAAATAGCAATATTCCCAACATTAATTAAGTATGAGATACAAGGAAATGAATACCAAAAAAGTAAGATGtgtttcaccaaaaaaaaaaaagtaagATGTGTTTTTATAGAAAAATTGACATTGATTACTCAATTTCATACTTTAGGAAATTTTAATAAGTATTCATTTTCAAGAAAAAGAAATACCGAAAGAATGTAATTTTTTAAAAACATGATTTTTAATACTCAATTTTAGAAACGAATTTGAAATACTAATTGACAATGTAACAAAGTTTGGATTAAAATTGCATATATCAATTAAAATAGATAAATCTATAACACAAGTCAACTCAATCAATCCGAAgattttttaatttaaaaaataaacttTAATTTAAAAACTATTTAATTATAATCATAAATtatatgaattaaaaataaatttgaTTATAATTATTTTAACTTTTGATAATTTAATTCTTTTATGAATTAAATTTTTATcataatattttaatttatttattaaatttttattataatattttttattaagATTAATGAAAAAAATTAAACCTTCTAAAATTTAAGACATCTATGTGTTATAAAATTTGTAGAGTTTGTAGAATCTATATTACTTTGCACAAGGCTCTGACTTAAATAAATTTAACCTATTTAAATTTAATAGGACCTGGTTAATAAAAAAAAGTTAAGctaaatttaaaataaaaatctaTTTAGTTGACGTcttaattttaaataatttaaagGAAAAAAACAAAGGAGCATTAATTAAGAAGATTTTGGCAATGAAAGTGGAGATTGGTGGCACGTTTTCACGTTTAACATTCACCAAACAGTTGTACAACAGAGATAAGTTGTTCCCTACACGCAAAACACTTTCTGGCGGTTGCTTTTACTCAATTTTCATCTCACAATTAGATGCTGAAAACGACCTTAATTATTTGCCTAAATTTATATTAATTTCTTTAATGTACTTTCTTTGCACTAATCTTATGAGTTTTTCTAGATCCAGTTCGACCATGTAGCGTGTGAAATTCACGTCTTTCATGGTGGAAATTTGTGGGGGAGATGTACTCTTGGTTTTTTGCAAGTTTCAACTTCAGGCTATCTTTGGTACAACGACCTTCCGTTGTTCATGGATATTTTAATATTAGATACAAGGTGGACATGATCGCTACTAAAGGATATTTCAATGTTAGATACAAGTGGATATGTTAGTTATTAATGTGCTTAAGGCAAGATCGGCCAATTATGATAGTTATTAATGTGCTTAAGGCCAGGTCGGCCAACTATGATGGTGTATAAAAAATGGTTTTTACCTAGTGGTAGAATATACTTATTGTCTTAGAGTGTTTTCCTTTACCTAAAGTGATATTGAGGATAATGTGGTCCATTACATCGGCATGTTCCTCTAAGAAGCCCAACAAGTTTTCTTAATATGGTTGGAGTTGTTATAGGACTTCTTCTAATTCCTTGAAGTGTTTCAATATAGCATGTTGATTCAGCTATGGGGATCTATAAGGACCATTTCACATccaattttaaattttttacTTTTATCGTTATCAGGTCGTCCTCGCAAGAAATAAGACATTTTTGGTCTCTTGTTAAGAAAATGAGGTTCGAGGGTTTGATTGTCAATTGTTCAAACTAGTTTTGCACGTGATTAATTTGTCTTGCATGGCATATCCTTGTCGACCATTCTTTTTGCTATGTTGCTCTTTGTCTTCTCTTCATAACAGTCTTAGATTGATATGTCTTCTCTCCCTCCCATGATGAATTTGCTTTAGGATGAGATATTTCAATGTATTTCTTTAAACTACTTATATGGATCAACTTCTTGATTTCCCTTTTGACTAAAAATATTTATTTGTGTCGTGGTATTTCACTATGGGGTAGGCACGCCATAGATTCATGTTTAGGCATATTTGTGTTTCTCGGCACCAATTATTCAGCACTTGTGCTTTTTCCGTCAAAAGTTGTGAGGTGGGGGTGGTTTGAAGTTCTCTAGGATTAGGGAATCCCATATTTCTTTGCACAGTGGTTAAAGTCATCTGATTCTTGGTCAAAGTCTCCCTTGTGGATTTAATCTTTCTCAATCTCTTGAAGGAAAATCACGAATAATCATAGTAAAAGCAACGCATAAAGTTACAAAATTCCCACTGTGATGGACCCATACGAATGATCACGAGTCAGACATTGATTGGTTACCTTCTGTAGTGcacaaattgatcatgagcaCAACACGAACATCAACACATCTACTCAGTCTACGTGAGCAAAATCTACAATTAATGAGTCTTCCGCCTACAACATTAATCGTTAAAGAACTAAAGCCTTAGAGAGAAATTGAACTTAGAATCCTAGTATGGCTACAATTTTGAGAATACTGAATAAGTGAATATTATTATAAGAGTTATATTTATAGCACTACTTATACACGCTATAACTCATGTTTCTCAAATTAACGATAATGCAACGTAAGAGTGCACCCCCGAATCATGaatgaattttatttatttattagaAAAAATACACCCGAAATCCTTTAAGTTATCTTTGTGTAACATGTTGGTCctttaaattattattttttaataatttgGTCCTTTAAGTTACCAAACGTGTGAACCATTACCCTCTTTTAACAAAATAAATATGCTAATTATGGATGCAATGATCTTGAGTGGTATAAAAATGATAAAGTGCAGCGAGAAATACAACAAACACAtaattttaaatgtttaaaatGTGAGAAAAAGGATGTAAAAATCACTCTAAATGACCAAATTGTTACCAAAAAAAACTTAAAGGACCAACTTGTTAAAAAAAATAACTTAAAGGATATCTGGTGTAATTTTGCCTTATTTATTTAATCACTCGTTTATTTGTCCTTATGTGTGTGACTATGTAGATTCtcataatattaataataaattaataatattaaatCACATATTGAATTTATATACAATGTTACTGATACATCATTGTTACCATAATGACTAGGGGTGTAggtgttagggaccaattagtactactttttatatcattttattggtcccttttaccaagttttgatgttattacacacttttattctcactattttgtataaatgcaattaggtttaatttattttgttttgaatagttatttcacatttttgttagttttgtagaatttcTGGGATAAGAAGGCTTTGGATTGCAATACCACAtcttggaggaagcttgccaaataaggaagctggagaagcaacagttcgcgccgcgaaggctgcgaatccagcaagctgactgagggtcaaaagtgctgttttgcaggaaaagtttattgccattttgatgtctgcctgggagttgcttttctgctttagatgacaatgaccatttagggaaatgtcaacttattttgttagaaacaaatacattattctagggcattGAAAAGACATTCACTATCATTCACACATTATTATTGAGAGATTTTTGTAAGGaagaaaaacagagtttttcttctttaattttctgctttgtaacaatgatgatgaggagctaaactcccttttgtcaagattggaggtagtagctattctcatttgtttatgtattcattttgatttatatatgataaagattgttgatgtattgaatactgtttttgctctaagttgaaaaccagatttgagtagttgtcgagagagattacttgagtttagacataaaacagatcTTCAAGTAGTGgataagttgtagagatagatttattcattactcttctttaatattaaacattaaagattgctatattgatagttaggtggagagatcgtctaaggatcaatatagtgattatcacgatatcatttagacataaatgactttgagaggatatttgaacatcatcaataatcttgaatctatgtatttatcataaggaatcataaacatttgaaatagtgaaatccaatcttgccaagcttttatatttgactaaaaccatttcatagtttttgttaacatttactcacaagataattttccaaacaaaacaaccctgttactttctaaacttataacattcggattatagaacggcggtaatatcaaccaatctctgtggatacaatacaaaaatatttgccgaagatatactaTTCAACAGTAGGCGGATAAAAAAACCAATAAAAACGATTATTCAAACCAAATCAAACTAAAAAACGATATTTTCTGGTTTGGTTTAAAAACTGAATTGGAAAGTACGTCGACCATGGAACTTTGCTCTCTTAGGATCCATTCAAAATAAACTATGAGAATTTGGAAATTACATTCTTCACAAAGGTCGAGTATTATTGCATAACCAGATCCATAGTCTGGTATTCTTCCTAAATTTACGATATCATAAACTAGGAATATGATTTCAACACCATGTGTTTCTACCCTCATTTCCAAGACCATCTACAATTTCGCGATATAAGCTTCGGATTATGTATAGTTGTTGGAGGGTAGGAAATAGAATTTCAAGGATACCTTGATGTCCAGCCCTTCACTGCTTTCTAATAAGATTATGGCCCACTTCTTTAACATTAGAAGAACCATCAGGGAACATCGTCAATCTTGAGTGTGCGTCCGGTATGACGAATATTGTTACAATTGTGAAGTTTACCAAAAATtgagtgtaacacctcaaat from Lathyrus oleraceus cultivar Zhongwan6 chromosome 1, CAAS_Psat_ZW6_1.0, whole genome shotgun sequence includes:
- the LOC127131458 gene encoding chloride channel protein CLC-c isoform X2, translating into MRTGLVGLFNNVAVENIAGFKLLLTTNLMSKHRYFEAFLVYAGLNMSLAAAAAALCAFIAPSAAGSGIPEVKAYLNGIDAHSILAPSTLFVKIVGSIFGVSAGFVVGKEGPMVHTGACIASILGQGGSRKYGLSWSWLRYFKNDRDRRDMITCGAAAGVAAAFRSPVGGVLFALEEAASWWRSALLWRSFFTTAVVAIVLRGGIQFCSTGKCGLFGEGGLILYDVSSAKVTYNGGDILAVIVLATIAGILGSIYNFLVDKVVRSYSIINEKGPFFKIGLAITVSLLTSCCYYFLPWIANCLPCPTEGALTCPSIDESGEYKIFQCPPGYYNDLASLFLNTNDDAIRNLFSPKINKEFHISSLFIFFAAVYFLGIITYGIAVPSGLFIPVILAGAAYGRVISRLFEPITKLDRGLFSLLGAASFLGGTMRMTVSICVILLELTNDLLLLPLVMLALLISKSVADIFNKGVYDQILKIKGLPYLEAHAEPYMRNIATRDVVSGPLMSFSGIETVGNILHVLNTTGHNGFPVIDEPPFTDSRELCGLVLRSYLLVLLKAKNFTRERVFANASILENISVLDFGKAGSGKGVKLEDLDIKEEDLDMYVDLHPITNTSPYTVVETMSLAKAAIIFRQQGLRHMCVVPKSQERPPIVGILTRHDFMPEHVLGLYPDIKHRKWH
- the LOC127131458 gene encoding chloride channel protein CLC-c isoform X1 gives rise to the protein MSVPVTSSDEVTEKMEKEENINHGDDVLDIENEGSFDGNGEEIGRYWSQFSERNMTYEEPLLVKRINTTSQIAIVGSNLCPIESLDYEIFDSETFNQDWRSRKKVQIFQYVLLKWVFALLIGLGTGLVGLFNNVAVENIAGFKLLLTTNLMSKHRYFEAFLVYAGLNMSLAAAAAALCAFIAPSAAGSGIPEVKAYLNGIDAHSILAPSTLFVKIVGSIFGVSAGFVVGKEGPMVHTGACIASILGQGGSRKYGLSWSWLRYFKNDRDRRDMITCGAAAGVAAAFRSPVGGVLFALEEAASWWRSALLWRSFFTTAVVAIVLRGGIQFCSTGKCGLFGEGGLILYDVSSAKVTYNGGDILAVIVLATIAGILGSIYNFLVDKVVRSYSIINEKGPFFKIGLAITVSLLTSCCYYFLPWIANCLPCPTEGALTCPSIDESGEYKIFQCPPGYYNDLASLFLNTNDDAIRNLFSPKINKEFHISSLFIFFAAVYFLGIITYGIAVPSGLFIPVILAGAAYGRVISRLFEPITKLDRGLFSLLGAASFLGGTMRMTVSICVILLELTNDLLLLPLVMLALLISKSVADIFNKGVYDQILKIKGLPYLEAHAEPYMRNIATRDVVSGPLMSFSGIETVGNILHVLNTTGHNGFPVIDEPPFTDSRELCGLVLRSYLLVLLKAKNFTRERVFANASILENISVLDFGKAGSGKGVKLEDLDIKEEDLDMYVDLHPITNTSPYTVVETMSLAKAAIIFRQQGLRHMCVVPKSQERPPIVGILTRHDFMPEHVLGLYPDIKHRKWH